The following are encoded in a window of Polycladomyces subterraneus genomic DNA:
- the ftsA gene encoding cell division protein FtsA codes for MSNGGYIVTLDIGTSRVRLIVAEVHANGNIHIVGVGSAVSRGMKKGAIIDIDHAVQSIREAVDDAERMVGIEVSEVFVGISGNHVSLQPSHGVVAVSSEDREIGSQDIERVLQAARVIALPPEREIIEVMPKQFIVDGLGEIRDPHGMIGVRLEVDALIVTGAKTVIHNVLRCVERAELSVAGMLLLPMATSELCLSADEKNLGVVMADLGGGTTTISVFQHGHLAATAVIPVGGDNITNDIAIGLQTDTETAEKIKRQYGVASVQEASKEVTFQIRTIGSQREKSVTQWELAQIIEPRVEELFHLIQQQVEELGFSKNPVGGYVLTGGVMSLPHILTVAQDQLGQAVRVAVPDYIGVQDPSYTAGIGMVHYLLKRRMVRLVEPDTESPTRARKPKGPSPLERMKNWLSEFI; via the coding sequence TTGAGCAACGGAGGATACATCGTCACCTTAGATATTGGAACATCCAGGGTCCGATTGATCGTCGCCGAAGTGCATGCGAACGGAAACATCCATATTGTCGGCGTCGGTTCGGCGGTCTCGCGGGGGATGAAGAAGGGAGCCATCATCGATATTGACCATGCCGTGCAGTCCATTCGGGAAGCGGTGGATGACGCGGAGCGAATGGTGGGAATAGAGGTTTCGGAAGTGTTTGTGGGGATTTCCGGCAACCACGTTTCGTTGCAGCCCAGCCACGGGGTTGTAGCGGTTTCCAGCGAAGATCGGGAAATCGGTTCTCAGGATATCGAACGGGTATTGCAAGCGGCCAGAGTGATCGCATTGCCGCCGGAGCGGGAAATCATTGAAGTGATGCCGAAACAATTCATCGTGGACGGATTGGGTGAAATCCGCGATCCGCACGGGATGATCGGCGTTCGCCTGGAAGTGGATGCCTTGATCGTCACCGGGGCCAAGACGGTGATCCACAATGTGTTGCGGTGTGTGGAAAGAGCGGAGTTGAGCGTGGCCGGCATGCTGCTGTTGCCGATGGCGACGAGTGAATTGTGTTTATCAGCGGACGAGAAAAACTTGGGAGTGGTTATGGCCGATCTCGGTGGAGGAACCACCACGATCTCCGTGTTCCAACACGGACATTTGGCGGCCACCGCCGTCATCCCGGTCGGTGGGGACAACATTACGAACGATATCGCCATCGGTTTGCAGACGGATACGGAAACGGCCGAAAAGATCAAGCGACAGTATGGTGTCGCATCGGTGCAGGAAGCTTCCAAAGAGGTTACGTTTCAGATACGGACCATCGGCAGCCAGCGGGAAAAGAGCGTGACCCAGTGGGAGCTCGCACAGATCATCGAACCGCGTGTCGAAGAGTTGTTTCACCTTATCCAGCAACAAGTGGAAGAGCTCGGCTTTTCCAAGAATCCGGTCGGCGGGTATGTGTTGACTGGCGGTGTGATGTCCTTGCCCCATATCTTAACCGTGGCCCAGGATCAGCTGGGTCAGGCGGTCCGGGTGGCTGTTCCTGACTATATCGGCGTACAGGACCCTTCGTATACCGCCGGCATTGGTATGGTGCATTATCTGTTGAAACGGCGGATGGTTCGCCTGGTGGAACCGGATACCGAAAGCCCGACACGTGCGAGGAAACCAAAGGGTCCATCACCGCTGGAACGGATGAAAAATTGGTTGAGCGAGTTCATTTAA
- the ftsZ gene encoding cell division protein FtsZ: MLEFDMEIEQIAQIKVVGVGGGGSNAVNRMIEAGVQGVEFIAVNTDAQALNRSKAPVKMQIGEKLTRGLGAGANPEIGKKAAEESRESLENVLKGADMVFVTAGMGGGTGTGAAPEIAAIAREQGALTVGVVTRPFTFEGRKRSLQADQGIAALKEKVDTLIVIPNDRLLEIVDKNTPMLEAFREADNVLRQGVQGISDLIAVPGLINLDFADVKTIMTERGSALMGIGMAAGEGRAAEAAKKAICSPLLETSIDGARGVLMNITGGTNLSLYEVNEAADIVASASDPEVNMIFGAVINEDLKDEIIVTVIATGFDHKQQEKTPGKPQFRLEEETAASKLDIVTYNSQEDNLDIPTFLRHRRKK; encoded by the coding sequence ATGTTGGAGTTTGATATGGAAATTGAACAAATTGCTCAGATAAAAGTAGTCGGAGTAGGAGGCGGCGGCAGCAACGCGGTGAATCGCATGATCGAAGCCGGCGTCCAAGGGGTGGAATTTATCGCGGTCAACACCGATGCTCAAGCACTGAACCGATCTAAGGCACCGGTCAAAATGCAGATCGGGGAAAAGCTGACACGGGGACTGGGGGCCGGAGCCAATCCGGAGATCGGTAAAAAGGCGGCGGAGGAAAGCCGTGAGAGCTTGGAAAACGTGTTGAAAGGCGCGGACATGGTGTTCGTTACCGCTGGAATGGGTGGCGGAACCGGAACGGGAGCGGCTCCCGAAATCGCTGCCATCGCCCGTGAACAAGGCGCGTTGACCGTCGGTGTGGTCACCCGTCCATTCACCTTTGAGGGACGCAAGCGTTCCCTACAGGCTGATCAAGGGATTGCTGCCTTGAAGGAAAAAGTGGATACGCTGATCGTCATCCCCAATGATCGTCTGCTGGAAATCGTGGATAAAAACACCCCGATGTTGGAAGCGTTTCGTGAAGCCGACAATGTGTTGCGTCAAGGGGTGCAGGGTATCTCGGATTTGATTGCGGTTCCTGGCCTGATTAACCTCGATTTTGCGGACGTGAAGACGATTATGACCGAACGCGGTTCCGCACTCATGGGAATCGGGATGGCCGCCGGGGAAGGACGTGCGGCCGAAGCGGCCAAAAAAGCAATCTGCAGCCCGCTGTTGGAAACTTCGATCGATGGGGCGCGCGGCGTTTTGATGAACATCACGGGTGGAACAAACCTGAGCCTGTACGAAGTAAATGAAGCGGCTGACATCGTGGCTTCCGCTTCCGATCCGGAAGTGAACATGATTTTTGGTGCGGTGATCAATGAAGACCTGAAGGATGAGATCATCGTCACGGTGATAGCCACCGGATTCGATCACAAACAGCAGGAAAAAACACCTGGAAAACCGCAATTCCGGTTGGAAGAAGAAACCGCTGCATCCAAATTGGATATCGTGACGTACAATTCACAAGAGGACAATTTGGATATCCCCACCTTCCTGCGTCATCGGCGGAAAAAATAA
- a CDS encoding glucose 1-dehydrogenase gives MQSFAGRVALVTGGGSGIGRATALAFARKGAKVVVVGRTHETIEETKEMIEHGGGEAIAVQADVSVDGQVRSMVQTAVDRFGRLDFACNAAGIGGKLAPVAEITEDEFDSIVSINLKGVWLCMKHQIGQMQMQGGGVIVNIASVNGLRGTPQAAVYAASKSGVISLTRSAALEYAQSNIRINAVCPGAVLTPMLGQVFHTTGITKQQYRTRIPQGRIGKPIDIAHTVIWMCSDEASYITGHIMTVDGGVSAG, from the coding sequence ATGCAGTCATTTGCCGGACGAGTTGCACTGGTTACAGGTGGTGGTTCAGGTATCGGCCGTGCTACTGCCTTGGCTTTTGCACGAAAAGGGGCCAAGGTGGTCGTGGTCGGCCGTACACATGAAACGATTGAAGAGACAAAAGAGATGATTGAGCATGGGGGCGGCGAAGCGATCGCAGTTCAAGCAGATGTCAGTGTGGATGGACAAGTGAGGAGCATGGTGCAGACTGCTGTGGACCGCTTCGGAAGACTGGATTTTGCTTGTAACGCCGCGGGGATCGGTGGCAAACTGGCACCCGTTGCTGAAATCACCGAGGATGAGTTTGATTCTATCGTGTCGATCAACCTCAAAGGGGTTTGGCTCTGCATGAAGCATCAAATTGGTCAGATGCAGATGCAGGGGGGCGGTGTGATCGTGAATATCGCTTCGGTCAATGGTTTGAGGGGAACACCCCAAGCGGCGGTTTACGCGGCGAGCAAATCCGGAGTGATCAGTCTCACCAGATCGGCCGCACTGGAATACGCCCAATCCAACATCCGCATCAATGCCGTTTGCCCCGGAGCTGTTCTCACCCCGATGCTGGGACAGGTATTTCATACAACTGGTATTACCAAACAACAGTATCGAACACGAATTCCGCAAGGTCGCATCGGGAAGCCCATCGATATTGCCCACACGGTCATCTGGATGTGTTCGGACGAAGCTTCCTACATCACCGGACACATCATGACAGTGGACGGTGGTGTGTCAGCCGGCTGA